The following is a genomic window from Afipia sp. P52-10.
GCCTTCACCCGCGGGTCCTTCGCCACCTCGTCCGGCGTGCCTTCGACGAACAACCCGCCATTGACCAGCACCGAAATCCGGTCGGCGAACGAGAACACCAGGTCCATGTCGTGCTCGATCAGCAGCACCGACACGTCGCGCGGCAGGCCCGCGACCGCCGCCAGGATATCGTGGCGCTCCGCCTCCGGCACGCCAGCGGCGGGCTCGTCGAGCAGCAGCACGCGCGGCTTTGCGGCGATGGCAAGCGCGATCTCGAGCAGGCGCTGCTTGCCGTAAGGCAGCGTCGCGGTGCGCACGTTCATCGCATCGGTCAGGCGGAACCGCTCCAGCAGGGCTTCGATCTCCTCCACGGTCTCGGCGTCGTCACGCAGCGCTGCCCAGAAACGCAGGCCCTGGCCACGCCGTTCCGAGACGGCGAGCGAAATCGCCTCCAGCGGCGTCAGATCGGCGAAGAGCTGGTTGATCTGAAACGTCCGCGACAAACCCTTGCGTACCCGCTTGTAAACCGGGAGTGCTGCGATCTCCTCGCCATCGAGGCGGATGCGCCCGGCATCGGGCCGCAGCACTCCGGTCAGCAAATTGACGACGGTGGTCTTGCCGGCCCCGTTCGGACCGATCAGCGCGTGGCGCGCACCGCGCGCAACCGTCAGCGACAGGTCGCGGGTGGCGGTGACGCCGCCGAACCGCTTGACCAGCCCGTCGGTCTCGAGCGCCGCAATCATGGCCGCGCATCTCCCGCCGGCTTCTTGCCGCCCGCCTTCGCGACCGACTTGGCGGCCGACTTGGCGACCGACTTGGCGCGCGCGTCGCGCACATCGCGAATGCGATCCGGCAACCACACCACCCAGCGGTGCACGCGTTCGCGGCCGACCAGCACCAAGACCACCAGAATGAGCCCGATCCAGAACTGCCAGTACTGCGGCGTCCAGCTCGACAGCACATCCTGCAGCAGCTTGAACACCACCGCGCCGATCAGCCCGCCGTACAGATAGCCCGTTCCGCCGATCACCAGCACCAGCAGCAGGTCCGCCGAGCGATCGAACGAAAAGACGTCGAGCGAGGCAAGCGCCGTCGACTGGGTCGAAAGCGCGCCCGCAAGCCCGGCATAGAAGGCGGCGATGGTGTAGATCGCGGTCAGCCGGCGGTTGACCGGAATGCCGATCGCCGCCGCCCGCAGCGGATTGTTGCGGATCGCCCGCAGCGACAGGCCGAACGGCGAATGGACGATGCGCCGCGCGATCACGAACATCACGAACAGCACGACCAGGCAGTAGATGAAGGCGGTCTTGCCGAACAGATCGAACTCGAACTGGCCGAGCACCGGCTCCATGACGATGCCCTGCAGGCCATCGAAGCCGCCGGTGATGTCGGAGAAACGGTTGGCAAGCTCGCGCAGCAGCAGCGCGATGCCGAGCGTCACCATCAATCGCGTCAGGTCGGCCCCGCGCAACACCAGGAACGAGGTGATGAATCCGAGCGCCATCGCCGCAAGTCCGGACGCGACCAGCGCCAGCACCGGCTCGGTGATGATGCCGTGCAGCGCGAGCAGCCCCGCACTGTAGGCGCCGACGCCGAAGAACGCCGCATGGCCGAGCGAGATGATGCCCGCATAGCCGAGGATCAGATCGAGCGAGAGCACGAACAGTGCGAGCCAGGCGATCTCGGTCAGCAGCAGATAGCGGTTCGGAAACAGCAGGATCGCCATCAGCGCGATGGTCCAGAACAACAGCTCGTTGAGCCGCCAGCGCGACAGCTCGGCGATGCTTCGGACGATGCCGGTCTGTTCCCGTAACGGCATGTCAGCGCGCCGCCGGTTTGCCGAACAGACCGTTCGGACGCAGGATCAGGATCACGATCATCACCGTGTAGATGACGAAGGCGCCGAGCTTCGGCACGTAATACTTGCCCGCGACGTCGGCGATCCCAAGCAGCAGCGACGCCAGGAACGGGCCGGTGATGCTGGAGGAGCCGCCGACCGTGACGACGATCAGGAAGTAGATCATGAACTTGAGCGGGAAATATGGGTCGAGGCCGAGGATCTCAGCCCCCAGCGCGCCGCCGAGCCCCGCAAGTCCCGACCCGAAGGCGAAGGTCAGCGCGAACACCCCCGGCACATTGATGCCGAGTCCCGCCGCCACGCGCGGATCATCCACCGCCGCACGCAGGCGGCTGCCGAAACGGGTATGCGTCAGCGTCCACTGCAGACCGAGCGCAAGCAGGCCGCAGATGACGATGATCAGCAACCGGTAACGGCCAACCCCGATGCCGAACACGTCGATCCGCCCTTGCAGCGCCTGCGGCAGGTTGATGAACACCTGCGACGATCCCATCACATAATCAATGCCCGCCACCGACATGAACACGAGGCCGATGGTGAACAGCACCTGATCGAGATGGCTGCGGCCATAGAGATGGCGGTACAACAGCCGCTCCAGCACGAAGCCGATCGCGGCGCTGACGAGGAAGGCGATCGGCAGGCCGGCGACGAACGGCACGCCGTGCCGGTTGACGAGAACCGCACACACGTAACCGCCCGCCATCGCGAACGCGCCATGCGCGAGGTTGACGAAATTCATCAGCCCCAGCGTTACGGCGAGCCCGCAGGCCAGCACGAACAGCAGCATGCCGTAGGCGATGCCGTCGAACAGAATGGTCAGCAGCGTCATCAAGCGAGATCGTCCAGCATGGCCTACATAATGCCGTCATTCCGCGGCGCGAGCAAAGCTCGCGAGCCCGGAATCCATAACCACCACAGGGAATATGGATTCCGGGTCTGCGCCAAGAGGCGCATCCCGGAATGACGGAGAATGGAGGGAATCCAAGTATAACAACCCCACAGGCCCGCAAGCCTCACTTCTTGGTCTTGCCGGAATCCTTGACCGCCTCGAAGGTAGCGAATTCGACGTTCCACAACTCGCCGTTCACCTTCTTCACCTCGCGGATATAGATATTCTGGACGATGTCGCGCGTCTCCGGATCGATCGAGATCGGCCCGCGCGGGCTTTCCCAGGCCATGCCCTTCATCGCCGCGATCAGCGAGTCGCCGTCCGCCTTGCCGCCGGTCTTCTTCAAGGCCTCGTAGACGAGGTGGATGCCGTCGTAGCCGCCGACCGCCATGAAGCCCGGCCGCTGGCCGAACGCCTTCTGGTAGGCGGCGACGAAATCCTTGTTCTTCTGCGAGGGGTGCGCCGCAGAATAAAGATGTGCGGTGACGGCGCCGATCGCCGCATCGCCCATGCCGTTGAGCAGGTCGTCGTCCATCACGTCGCCCGGCCCGATCACCTTGATCCCGGTGAGCCCGCGCTCGGTGTACTGCTTCATGAAGTTGCCGCCCTGCCCCGCCGGCACGAACACGAACATCGCGTCCGGCTTGGCGTCCTTCATCCGCTGCAGGAACGGCGCGAAGTCCGGATTGACCAGCGGCACCTTCACCTCCTCGACCACCTCGCCGCCACCGGCGGTGAAGCGCGCCTTGAAGAAGTTCAATGCGTCGGTGCCGGGCGCATAATCGGAGACCAGCGCCGCCACCTTCTTGATGCCGTTCTTGGCCGCCCAGTCGCCGATGATCTCCGACGACTGCGCGAGCGTGAAGCTCGTGCGCACGATATAGGGCGAACGCTCGGTGATGATCGAGGTGCCGGCCGCCATGATGATCTGCGGCACCTTGGCCTGGGTCGCCAGCGGCGCCACGGCCAGCGCGGCCGGCGTCACCCCGAACCCGGCGACGATGTTGACCTTGTCGTTGACGATCAGCTCCTGCGCGAGCCGCTTGGAGTTGTCCGGCACCGCACCGTCATCCTTGACGATGACCTCGATGGTCTTGCCGGCGACGGTCGCGCCATGCTGCTGCATGTAGAGCTTGATGGCGTTGTCGATCTGCTTGCCGGTCGAGGCCTGGCCGCCGGTCAACGGCACGATCAGCCCGATCTTGACGGTGCCCTGCGCTAGCGCCGGCACGATCATCACGGACGCACACGCGGCAACGATTGCCGTCCGCGCGACGGATATCAGAGTGATTGGCATCAAACCCCTCCCCGAAATGTCTGCAAAAATTCTGGATCGACCGGCCGACGTTCCGCGGCCTTTGCCCCGATCGTAACCGAAACGAACAGCAACGACCAAGCGAATGGTGATGCCTTGCAGCTTGACGATGCAGCGCACGCGCCGATTCCGCACCCTGTCGCGCGACGACACGACGCGCGACAACCGGGCACCAAAACGGCTCGTTCCTGCCCTGACATCGCCCCAAACCCCAGCGAATCAGAATGGAGTTGCGTAAAGTAACCGGGTCCGACGCGGCAATCCGGCGTTCCTTCCGAACGTCGCGGCTGCTGCGGGGATGGGACCGGGGGGAGCGGATCTTGCGGGAAACGCTGACACGGGTGCTGCGTTCTTATCGGCTTGCTTATGGGCCCGCGCGAGGCGATGCGATCGCCGCGCAGTCTTTCATTCATGCGCGGGATCCGCATCCGCAGGTCCTTCATCCACAGCGCACGGTCGCCGGCGAGCGGCCCGTCAGCGCGCTGCGGACCGACTGCGACTTCGATCCCGACCTCTGGGATCGCGGCGCTTGCGACGGGCTCGCCACGGCGGGCATCGCGCGGGTCGTGCTGAACCGCCTGCCCGCGTCAACGGCATCGCTGTCGCCGCTGGCGGGCGCCGACGCCCCGGCCTGGCGCGCGGTGATCGCAGCGCCGCCTCATCTCGACGCTCCCATGCTTGCCAGGCTGCACGCGAGCGGCGTGCGCGGCCTTCGCTTCGCCATCGATCACCTGGACAGCGGCGGCCTCGATCCGGTGCTGAAACTCGCCGACCGCATCGTTCCTTACGGCTGGCACATCGAACTCAACGTCGCCGCCGCCGGCGCCTATCGCGCGCTGGCGAAAGTCGAATGGAGCCTGATGCAATTCCCTCTCGCCGTCTGCGTCTCCGGCCTGTCCTGTGCGCGGCATGGCCGGGCGGCGGACGCGGCGGACATCGCACTCCTTCTCGACCTCATGCAGCTCGGCCGCTACTGGCTGAAGCTTGCGAGCGACGACCTCGCCCCCGCCCAGCTCCAGCTTTGGGACGAACCCTCACCACTTGCGAGGGCTCTTGCCGGTACGCGCAGAGACCGGCTGGTTTGGGGCAGCGGTCCCCGGGCCGCCGAACACGGCGCCGACGGTCTGTCGGCAGGCCTTGCGGTGTTGGAGCGCTGCATGCCGCACCCGGCCGACCGCGACGCGATCCTCGTGGCCAATCCAGCCACGCTGTATGATTTCTGATCCGACCTCCGTTTTCCCGCCAAACCGTTTGTCGCCGTCCGGCGCTCTCGCAACCGTGTGGAACCGGACACCGCGTTCCGGGATTGGTGCAGACCAGCCACAAGAACGAGGTCCGAGAAGAATGTCGCGCGGCAAACCGTCCCTCATGATCCCCCACAACGCCTATGTGTTCGTCGGCGACGGCCGCAAGGCGCTGATCCTGCGCAATGAAGGCGACACCAAGTTTCCGAACCTGAAAACCGAACAGGTATTCGAGAACGACAATCCGCCGACGCGCGAGCAAGGGACCGACAAACCCGGCCGCGGCTTCGCCAGCGTCGGCGCGCGACGCAGCGCCATGGAAGAAGCCGACACGCATGCGATCGAGGAGCAGCGCTTCGCCAAGGGGCTCGCCGCCGAGCTCGAAACGCTGGTTCGGGAGAAGAATGTCGCTGCGCTGGTGATCGCCGCACCGCCACGAACCCTCGCCGAATTGCGCAAGTCGCTGCACGAGGAGGTCAAAAAGCGCGTCATCGCCGAAGTGGACAAGGACCTTGCCAACCAGCCGGTATACGAAATCGAAAAGGTGCTGACGGCCTGAGGCGGGCCGAAAATTTTCCTCTCCAACCGGCGCGGCGGCATGATGTCCATGCCGCCGTTTCCGCCGAACGTTCTGTCAGACGCGACGGCCCACCGGGCGGACCACCGGATCGCGAACACCGGTGCGACCGCTCGCAGCATGGATCATGTGCATGGGACGCGCGCGGCTTCCTCTTGCGCCGGTCCGCCGGACGCGGTTGAATCCATCCGCCTCCCGCACCGGCCAAATCAACAGCAACGATTGTGGGACAGGCCAGGAAACGCCAAAGGACCCGCCATGAACGCGCCCGTCAAAGTCGACGCCTATCCGCTGCCTGCAGGCGATCTCAAGAAGCATGGCATCGCCGCACGGCAGATCGATCATCTCGATGCGCTGATCAGGCAGCATATCGCCGAGGGCCGCTATCCGGGCGCGCAGATCGCCCTCGCCCGGCACGGCGAGCTGCTGCTGTTCCGCAGTTACGGCAAGACGGCACAGGATGCAGCCGCCGCGGCGGCCGACGACCGCACCCTGTTCCAGATGTTCTCGCAGACCAAGGTGTTCACGTCGGCCACGGTGTGGACGCTGATCGAGGAAGGCAAGCTGTCCTTCATGGACAAGATCGCCGACCATCTCCCCGACTTCGCCGCCCGCGGCAAGCAGGACATCACCTTGCATCAGGTGATGAGCCATACCGGCGGCTTTCCATCCGCCAACGTCTCCGAAGCGACCTGGACCGATCATGAGCTGATGCGCGAGGAGGTTTGCGACTTCTCGCTCGACTGGACGCCCGGCACGCGCATGCAATACCACCCGCGGTCGGCGCACCTCGTGCAGGCGATGGTGATCGAGGCCGTGACCGGCAAGGACTATCGCGACGCGATCCGCGAGCGTATCACCGAGCCGCTCGGCATCGCCGACGACGTCTACATCGGCGTCCCGGAAGCCCAGGACAACCGCTGCGTGATGATCTCCGGTGACGGCGAGCTGCGCGACAACCGCCGCGCCCATCGCGTTGCCGGCCTGCCGAGCGGCGGCGGCTACGGCACCGCGCGCGGCATCACCGCGCTCTACCAGATGCTGCTGAACGGCGGCACGCTGCACGGTCGTCGCATCGTCTCGCCGCGACTGATCGCCTATGTGTCGAAGAACCATACCGGCGAGATGCCGGACGCGGCGATGGGCGGCACGCCGATGCATCGCGGCCTTGGTCCGCACGTCCGCGGCGAGAGCGACCGCATCCGCGGCCTCGGCACGATCGGTGCGCCCAGCGTATTCGGCCATGGCGGCGCGGGCTCGTCCTACTCATGGGCCGACCCGACCAGCGGCGTCTCGTTCAGCTACATGACCAACCATTTCGCCGCCGAACCCTGGCACACGCTGCGGCTCGACCGCATCGCCAACATCGTCCACGCGGCGATCGATTGATATCTACGCCGGTCCGGCGTCAGGGCGCGCCGGACCGAAATACTTTTTGAAAGGCTCTCGGAGAAACTGCCATGAACAAACCAGAAGTCATCGCCAGCGCAGCCGGTCCGCGCGATGCGGCGTGGGGACCGTCAGCCAAAGGCGATGGCCCGCTGTGGCAGATCAAAGTGCTCGACCTCACCCATGCGCGCGCCGGTCCGACCTGCGTGCGCCAGCTCACCGACTGGGGCGCACGCGCGATCAAGATCGAGCAGCCGACCGGTGGCGACGATGTCGCGACCGGCGACCGGCACGGCTTCGACTTTCAGAACCTGCACCGCAACAAGCGCAGCCTGACGCTGAACCTGAAGGACAAGGACGGGCTCGCGATCTTCAAGGAGCTGGCGAAGGAAGCCGACGTGATCGTCGAGAACTTCCGCCCGGCGGTGAAGGATCGCCTCGGCATCGACTACGAGACCATCCGCAAGCTCAACCCGCGCATCGTCTATGCGAGCCTCTCCGGCTTCGGCGACACCGGCCCCTATCGTGACCGCCCCGGCGTCGACCAGATCGCCCAGGGCATGGGCGGGCTGATGTCGATCACCGGCCTGCCGGGACAGGGCCCGGTGCGCGTCGGCATTCCGATCTGCGATCTCACCGCCGGCATCTTCCTCGCGCAGGCGGTGCTGATGGCGCTGTATGAGCGCGAGCGCTCCGGCGAAGGCCAGTGGGTCAAGACCTCGCTGCTGACGGCGATCATCCAGATGCTCGACTTCCAGGCGACGCGCTGGCTGATCGGCAACGAGGTGCCGCCGCAGGCCGGCAACGATCATCCGACCGGCATCCCGACCGGCGTGTTCAAGACAAAGGATGGCCACATCAACATCGCCGCTTCCGGCAACAAGCTGTTCGTGCGGCTCGCCGACGCGCTCGGCCGGCCCGAATGGAAGACCGACCCGGTGTGGTCGAAAGCCGAAGGACGCCGCAAGAACAAGGAGAAAATGAACGCGTTGATCGATGAGGTGACGGTGACGCGCACATCGGAGGAGTGGGTTAACCTGCTCAACGAGGCGGGCGTGCCGTGCGGGCCGATCTATTCGATCGACCAGATGTTCGCCGATCCGCAGGTGAAGCAGCTCGGCCAGGTGAAGCCGGTGAAGCATCACGCGCTGAACGAGATCAACGTGGTCGGCCAGGCCGCAACCATGTCGCGCACGCCCTCATCGATCCGCCTCGCGGCGCCGGACGCCGGCGAGCACACGCAGGCCGTGCTCGAGGTGCTGGGCTTCGACAAGAACAGGATCGCGGAATTGAA
Proteins encoded in this region:
- a CDS encoding branched-chain amino acid ABC transporter permease, whose translation is MPLREQTGIVRSIAELSRWRLNELLFWTIALMAILLFPNRYLLLTEIAWLALFVLSLDLILGYAGIISLGHAAFFGVGAYSAGLLALHGIITEPVLALVASGLAAMALGFITSFLVLRGADLTRLMVTLGIALLLRELANRFSDITGGFDGLQGIVMEPVLGQFEFDLFGKTAFIYCLVVLFVMFVIARRIVHSPFGLSLRAIRNNPLRAAAIGIPVNRRLTAIYTIAAFYAGLAGALSTQSTALASLDVFSFDRSADLLLVLVIGGTGYLYGGLIGAVVFKLLQDVLSSWTPQYWQFWIGLILVVLVLVGRERVHRWVVWLPDRIRDVRDARAKSVAKSAAKSVAKAGGKKPAGDARP
- a CDS encoding CaiB/BaiF CoA-transferase family protein; amino-acid sequence: MNKPEVIASAAGPRDAAWGPSAKGDGPLWQIKVLDLTHARAGPTCVRQLTDWGARAIKIEQPTGGDDVATGDRHGFDFQNLHRNKRSLTLNLKDKDGLAIFKELAKEADVIVENFRPAVKDRLGIDYETIRKLNPRIVYASLSGFGDTGPYRDRPGVDQIAQGMGGLMSITGLPGQGPVRVGIPICDLTAGIFLAQAVLMALYERERSGEGQWVKTSLLTAIIQMLDFQATRWLIGNEVPPQAGNDHPTGIPTGVFKTKDGHINIAASGNKLFVRLADALGRPEWKTDPVWSKAEGRRKNKEKMNALIDEVTVTRTSEEWVNLLNEAGVPCGPIYSIDQMFADPQVKQLGQVKPVKHHALNEINVVGQAATMSRTPSSIRLAAPDAGEHTQAVLEVLGFDKNRIAELKTRDVV
- a CDS encoding serine hydrolase — protein: MNAPVKVDAYPLPAGDLKKHGIAARQIDHLDALIRQHIAEGRYPGAQIALARHGELLLFRSYGKTAQDAAAAAADDRTLFQMFSQTKVFTSATVWTLIEEGKLSFMDKIADHLPDFAARGKQDITLHQVMSHTGGFPSANVSEATWTDHELMREEVCDFSLDWTPGTRMQYHPRSAHLVQAMVIEAVTGKDYRDAIRERITEPLGIADDVYIGVPEAQDNRCVMISGDGELRDNRRAHRVAGLPSGGGYGTARGITALYQMLLNGGTLHGRRIVSPRLIAYVSKNHTGEMPDAAMGGTPMHRGLGPHVRGESDRIRGLGTIGAPSVFGHGGAGSSYSWADPTSGVSFSYMTNHFAAEPWHTLRLDRIANIVHAAID
- a CDS encoding ABC transporter ATP-binding protein, which gives rise to MIAALETDGLVKRFGGVTATRDLSLTVARGARHALIGPNGAGKTTVVNLLTGVLRPDAGRIRLDGEEIAALPVYKRVRKGLSRTFQINQLFADLTPLEAISLAVSERRGQGLRFWAALRDDAETVEEIEALLERFRLTDAMNVRTATLPYGKQRLLEIALAIAAKPRVLLLDEPAAGVPEAERHDILAAVAGLPRDVSVLLIEHDMDLVFSFADRISVLVNGGLFVEGTPDEVAKDPRVKAVYLGEAADA
- a CDS encoding host attachment protein — encoded protein: MIPHNAYVFVGDGRKALILRNEGDTKFPNLKTEQVFENDNPPTREQGTDKPGRGFASVGARRSAMEEADTHAIEEQRFAKGLAAELETLVREKNVAALVIAAPPRTLAELRKSLHEEVKKRVIAEVDKDLANQPVYEIEKVLTA
- a CDS encoding ABC transporter substrate-binding protein is translated as MPITLISVARTAIVAACASVMIVPALAQGTVKIGLIVPLTGGQASTGKQIDNAIKLYMQQHGATVAGKTIEVIVKDDGAVPDNSKRLAQELIVNDKVNIVAGFGVTPAALAVAPLATQAKVPQIIMAAGTSIITERSPYIVRTSFTLAQSSEIIGDWAAKNGIKKVAALVSDYAPGTDALNFFKARFTAGGGEVVEEVKVPLVNPDFAPFLQRMKDAKPDAMFVFVPAGQGGNFMKQYTERGLTGIKVIGPGDVMDDDLLNGMGDAAIGAVTAHLYSAAHPSQKNKDFVAAYQKAFGQRPGFMAVGGYDGIHLVYEALKKTGGKADGDSLIAAMKGMAWESPRGPISIDPETRDIVQNIYIREVKKVNGELWNVEFATFEAVKDSGKTKK
- a CDS encoding branched-chain amino acid ABC transporter permease, which gives rise to MTLLTILFDGIAYGMLLFVLACGLAVTLGLMNFVNLAHGAFAMAGGYVCAVLVNRHGVPFVAGLPIAFLVSAAIGFVLERLLYRHLYGRSHLDQVLFTIGLVFMSVAGIDYVMGSSQVFINLPQALQGRIDVFGIGVGRYRLLIIVICGLLALGLQWTLTHTRFGSRLRAAVDDPRVAAGLGINVPGVFALTFAFGSGLAGLGGALGAEILGLDPYFPLKFMIYFLIVVTVGGSSSITGPFLASLLLGIADVAGKYYVPKLGAFVIYTVMIVILILRPNGLFGKPAAR